The DNA window GGCCGCGACGAGTATGGTCGCCGCCATGCCCTCCATCCCGCTGAGGCCGAGGGCTTTGAGGGCGAAGGCGGTGAAGAGCAGGCTCATGATGGTGATTCCCGAGACCGGGTTGTTGGATGAACCGACGACACCCGCGAGGTAGCCGGCTATCGAGCTTCCGAGGAAGCCGACGATGAGGAGTATCACCGCCATTATTGCCGCGATTCCCACCGAGCCGATGATGTGGAAGTATAGCAGGAACAGCGGGATGACGAATGCTCCTATGAGCATGAGGACATAGTTGAGCGGGAGGTCATCCTCGGTTCTGAGGATTGTCTCACCAGACTGCTTCCTCTTGGCGACTTCAAGGCCGGCCTTGATACCCCTCCTTATTGGGTTCCTGAGCTTGAATCTCCATCCGTGCGGGGAAAGGGCAATGTCTTATATACTCCCTCTGTGATACCCCTATGTCTGCAGAAGAACAGGGGGTGGAGATTTGATAGAGATAACCTTCCTCGGTAGCGGCGGCGGCAGGTTCATCACCATAACGCAGTTCCGCTCCACCGGCGGTTTCCACATAGCGGCCAGCAGGAACATCTACGTTGACCCCGGGCCGGGAGCACTCGTGAGGAGCTGGCGGTACAAGCTCGACCCCAGGAAGCTCGACGCCATCTTCGTCTCCCACAGGCACGTCGACCACTGCAACGACCTTGAGGTCATGGTCGAGGCCATGACCGGCGGAGCTCTGAAGAAGAGAGGCATCCTGATAGCCTCGAAGAGTGTTGTCTACGGCGATGAGGAGCATACTCCAGCTATAAGCCAGTACCACATAAACGTCCTCGAGAGCGTGCACATCTCAGAGCCGGGAAGCAAGATCTCGATCGGAGAGGAAGAGCTACTGATAACACCGAGCAAGCACTCCGACCCGACAACGATAGGCTTCAGGATGAGGACGGCCCTCGGCGATATATCCTACATTCCCGACACTGCGTACTTCGACGACCTCGTCCGGTGGCACGATGGGGCGAGGGTTCTGATAGCGGCAATAACGCGGCCGAGGGACATGGGAATTCCCTATCACTTGAGCACCGACGACGCCGTTGAGATGCTCAAGAGCATGGAGAAGAAGCCGGAAGTCCTGGTGATGAGCCACATCGGGATGAAGATGCACTTCGCCAACCCCTACAAGGAAGCTAAGTACATCGAGAACGTCACCGGAGTCAAGACGTACGTCGCCAAGGAGGGTTTCAGGATAACTGTGGACAAAAAGGAAATAGCGGTAAGGACCCTGAGGCCAGCGAGGTTCGTCTGAGATTTATTTTTTTTCAACTTCTTTTACGATTCTTGAGACCGTCTCGTAGGCCATCTCAAAGAGCTCGTCTCTCCGCTTCTCGCTCGGCCCCTCAACGACCACCCTTATCTTCGGCTCGGTTCCGCTCGGCCTTATCAGTATCCACGAACCGTCAGTGAGGGCAATCCTGAAGCCTGAAATCGTCAGTACTTCCTTTATCTCTCCGGAAAGCTTCTTTTCGACCTCTTCGGCTGCCCTTCTAACGACTTCAGCCTTGTATTCGTCTGGACAGAGAACGTTGGCCTTTCTGAGATAGTAAGTCGGAATTTCCTTGACAAGCTCGCTGAGCGGGCCGTTCTCGTCTATAAGCTTTATGAGAAGTCCCATCGTCACGTACGGGTCAATCCACGGGCCGAACTTCGGGTGGACGAGCTTCCACGGCTCCGCTGCGAAGATGGCACCGTACTTCTTTATGCCGTCATGCGGCTGACCGAGCGGGACGCGGTAGACTTTCCCGCCTGCCCTCTCCACAACATCGTCTATCCTCGACCCGGTGTCTATGGAGACCACTATCGTTCCTCCGCCGTGCTCCTCCACGTAGAGCTTGGCGAATATCGCTATAACGGTGTCCTCGTCAACGTAGTTCCCCTTTTCGTCGAAGACCGCTATCCTATCAGCG is part of the Thermococcus stetteri genome and encodes:
- a CDS encoding MBL fold metallo-hydrolase, producing MIEITFLGSGGGRFITITQFRSTGGFHIAASRNIYVDPGPGALVRSWRYKLDPRKLDAIFVSHRHVDHCNDLEVMVEAMTGGALKKRGILIASKSVVYGDEEHTPAISQYHINVLESVHISEPGSKISIGEEELLITPSKHSDPTTIGFRMRTALGDISYIPDTAYFDDLVRWHDGARVLIAAITRPRDMGIPYHLSTDDAVEMLKSMEKKPEVLVMSHIGMKMHFANPYKEAKYIENVTGVKTYVAKEGFRITVDKKEIAVRTLRPARFV